Below is a window of Humulus lupulus chromosome 2, drHumLupu1.1, whole genome shotgun sequence DNA.
tgataaatgtggacatggattgcatattaaatgctagcaaatattgtttacttgtatatggcactgactagtcggggacactgacctaagagtcagaaccggcataagcgtcctgacgcagggccgaatgaagattagatctaatcgatatcaacatttaatggctctaaggcattaattatggaccgaccctaagttcaatgaaacttataagcgcttggctagtctaagactagttactcagagccagggcctaaggcccaagtgaccgtttgtcacatggctagggaacgatgttccagggttatgagtctatggtcatgaggaaggttgtGTTGGTAACTAGTCACCATgaacctatcctatttaagctagtgaaaggttcacttatctgttaagccctggtgaccctatcgtcacaaggctaaagggagctatacccaatttagtgacttttgcgactgtcacctatctgttttggactgatagtcctgaatgattattatgatcattgttgatattatatcatgctatgttgtgttttcctgttgagccttggctcatgggtgctatgtggtgcaggtaaaggaaaagaaaagctcacccagccttgagtggagagcttaggtggtgatgtgtacatatgcggccgcttgaccaccatggccaaggagttctcagagaaactagggggtttaccctattttttccgcttaggtcggcgggtttgtaaatttgaaacaatagtgaccattttgtattataaataacttgtaaatgttttgatgagctcatgaacagtttataaacttaataaaatatatcctttcctttttattggttttccaccttagcatgttaataacacttagagtacgtttttaaccaaaggactcaggtagcgggtcaaatttctggttcaccgttcaccgtaactgttctggggtaacaaGGGCGTTacatatcatatactatagttatGATCTagcctacctcgattagtagacagaggacgtAGATAGTTTTATAacataccacgttaatgagttaatggccattaatattgtagtcctatatgatgtacgtttttatagtcatatgttttatagtatatgctttatgatatagtcttatgtttatgatttatgatatatatatgttgttagtagattttacttgctgggcattaggctcattcctttctttttagatgatgcaagaaaatgagtatggaaggcgggaaggattcgtggcagcttgacatgtgtgttgaggatgaatgaattgaatggactgctggaagatcgaggatgacattgtttttttaagtcttttgatttatgttttatgtatttcttcacttagtatttaaacaattaattaaagttatgtttttttatgttttatgtactaaacaatgggtacccatactttactttgtaattggcacaatattttgggttttaaataaagttatgttatttcttatatatgtattcaaattagtagttatgcttagtagttattaatggtccaatgtcTAGATTTAGTCAGGGCATTATAGGTAATGCTTCTAAAGTAAACACACTATCAACCACCTCCATATCATTCATTCCCAAATCCACTCCAAGATTCTCTTTAGAAATCGGTGTTTTCAAACATAATTCCAAAGGAATATTATGAAACATGGTCTTGAAAAAGTCTCTTAAGCATGGAGTAACTACATCCACTCTCTTACAATCTGCTTGATCCTTGGGAAACTTCATAGCATTACTAATGTTGAACTTTACTTCGTTGCCATTCACCCTTAGAGTCAAGTTACCATCATGTACATCAATTAAAGCTTTCCCGGTTGGTAGGAAAGGTCTTCCCAAGATTATCGAAATTCTTGGTCTTCCTCCATGTCAAGCACAACATAATCCACCGAAAAAATGAATCTATCAATCTTCACTACAACATTTTCAATGATACCTCTAAGATACGTCAAAGAACGATCTGCCAATTATCAGGAAATATTAGTTGGTGTGACCTCTCCAAGATCGAGTTTCCGAAAGATAGAGAGAGGCACTTGATTGATACTAGAACCCAAATCACATAAGGCCTTCTCAATATGTAGTTCACCAATAACACATGGAATTGTAAAAATTCTCGGATCTTTCAACTTTTCCAGTAATTGTCTCTTGATAATGGCACTACGTTCTTCTGTTAGCTTCACTGTTTCATAGTCCTCTAACCTACGCTTCTTAGACATCACCTCCTTCATAAACTTAGCGTAGTTTGGCATTTTTTTCTAGGGCATCTACAAAAGGAATGTTAATATGTATTTTCTtgaaaatattcaagaacattgCAAATTTTTCATCAATCGCCTTCTTGTGAAATCTTTGAGGAAATGGTAATGGAGTAGTAATCTTGGGTGGGTTGTCCAAAAAAGTAATTGAACCTGGATTAACCACCAACGGCTCTTTCTTTGGAATCCCCTCATGTTGCTTGTCATCTTCTTTTTCACCATTCATTGGGATCTCAACAGCCTTTTTCTTCTCAACTGTAGGAGCGTCCAATTCTTTTCCACTCCTTAAAGTAATTACAATACACTCTTTTGGATTCTTCTCTGTATCACTTGGAAAAGATCTAGACATTTGAGTCTTCATAGTATTGGCCAATTGACCCACTTCTGTTTCCAATGACTCCATCGCTGCTCCCATATTAGTATAATGTGTTTCAATATTGTTGAGATAAGTGTCATGTTGATCTAGCCTTGCCTTGGAGTCCACTATGTAAGTCTTCAGTAACTCTTCAAGTGATGGTGAAGGCTTCTCCCCCATTTGTCTAGGTGGCTCTTGAGGTGGTTGGAAAATGTTATCATTGTTggcataggaaaaaatttcatgaTTGCGAATGCCAGGATTGTAGTATGTGGGCAGGTATTTTTTGGGCCTAAAGTTGTAGTTCTGATTGACATATTGGCATTGTTCATCCACCAACGCATTCGAACTAGAAGCTTATGCCACAATTACTATTTCTTGACTCTACTTTATTTTCAGTGAGACCCTTAATCTGATTAGTCAAAGCAGACATCCACGCCATCAGTGGTGTTATTTGATCTACTTCAAAAACCCCAGCTGCATTCTTAACCGTCGATCTCTCACTTTGCCATTGACAACTATTCATGGCCATATCCTCAAATAAGATTAATGCTTCCGCTAGTGTCTTTGATAAAATGGTTCTGCCAAATGCAGCATCAATATGTGATCTTGTTGGACCATTGAGCCCATTGTAGAATAGTTGAACCTGAAATCAATCCTCTATGCCATATTGAGGACATTTTCTGAGCATCTCCATAAATCTATCCCATGCCTCATACAATTGCTCGGACTCCATC
It encodes the following:
- the LOC133814622 gene encoding uncharacterized protein LOC133814622; this encodes MKEVMSKKRRLEDYETVKLTEERSAIIKRQLLEKLKDPRIFTIPCVIGELHIEKALCDLGSNRSLTYLRGIIENVVVKIDRFIFSVDYVVLDMEEDQEFR